The following coding sequences are from one Shewanella putrefaciens window:
- a CDS encoding PepSY-associated TM helix domain-containing protein, which produces MKLKVSKSSLSYARIIHVYVSMALLLLMLFFAVTGITLNHPNWFSGADQEPLREQVAIPSYLLPVDAQDPQWRLAAGHWLKSEWAMDIASADISDDEISLVNKGPGTYRSVTLDLLDAKAYVESIDYGVVAVLNDLHKGRNTGTVWAWILDLSAVLIILFSLTGAYLLLPQTKRLKKSLLYMVLVSGSCGLVYVYFVP; this is translated from the coding sequence TTGAAATTAAAAGTCAGTAAGTCATCGTTATCCTATGCCCGTATTATCCATGTTTATGTTTCTATGGCGTTATTATTGCTGATGCTGTTTTTCGCGGTAACAGGAATAACATTAAACCATCCAAATTGGTTTTCAGGAGCAGATCAGGAGCCTTTGCGTGAGCAAGTTGCAATTCCTAGTTATTTACTCCCTGTCGATGCGCAAGATCCACAGTGGCGTTTAGCCGCTGGGCATTGGCTAAAAAGTGAATGGGCGATGGATATCGCGAGCGCTGATATCAGTGACGATGAAATTAGCCTCGTCAATAAAGGGCCTGGAACCTATCGCAGTGTGACACTGGATTTACTTGATGCAAAAGCCTATGTCGAAAGTATTGATTATGGTGTTGTGGCGGTACTCAATGATTTGCATAAGGGGCGAAACACCGGGACCGTTTGGGCTTGGATACTCGATCTGAGTGCAGTGCTCATTATCTTATTTTCGCTGACGGGGGCTTACCTTTTGCTCCCACAAACAAAACGTCTTAAAAAATCATTGCTATACATGGTGTTAGTCAGCGGAAGCTGCGGACTTGTGTATGTTTATTTTGTTCCATAA